One window from the genome of Castellaniella sp. MT123 encodes:
- a CDS encoding sarcosine oxidase subunit delta encodes MLQIKCPWCGDRAESEFSYGGEAGIVRPVDNASMDDREWGDYVFMRRNTFGLFREQWVHAQGCRRWFMAERDTRTYDIQGYETFDGQSHETAEPIREAV; translated from the coding sequence ATGTTGCAGATCAAATGCCCGTGGTGCGGGGATCGCGCCGAAAGCGAATTCAGCTATGGCGGGGAAGCCGGGATCGTGCGTCCCGTGGACAACGCCTCGATGGATGATCGCGAATGGGGTGATTACGTGTTCATGCGCCGCAATACGTTCGGGCTGTTTCGCGAGCAGTGGGTTCATGCCCAGGGTTGCCGCCGCTGGTTCATGGCTGAACGCGATACGCGGACCTATGACATCCAGGGCTACGAGACCTTCGATGGTCAGAGTCACGAAACCGCCGAACCGATCCGGGAGGCCGTATGA
- a CDS encoding sarcosine oxidase subunit beta family protein, which produces MSNRYSIFSLIRNGLSHNENWGRAWHSPEPKREYDVVVIGAGGHGLATAYYLAKVHGIHNVAVLEKGWLGGGNTARNTTIVRSNYLWDESAQLYEKAMQLWEGLSQDLNYNVMFSQRGVMNLAHNLQEVRDTQRRINANRYNGVDGEWLTPAQVQEIVPNINLNSRYPVLGGSFQRRGGVARHDAVAWGFARAADRLGVHIIQNCPVLNIRKKDGVVEGVETGKGFIKAKKVAVVVAGHSSVLAEMAGVRLPIESHPLQALVSEPVKPCVHTVIMSNAVHAYISQSDKGDLVIGAGIDQYLGYGQRGSFQSIEHTLQAIVEMFPSLSRVRMNRQWGGIVDVSPDACPIITKTGIKGLYFNCGWGTGGFKATPGSGWVFAHTVAHDEPHPLNKAFSVDRFYSGHLIDEHGAAAVAH; this is translated from the coding sequence ATGAGTAATCGCTACTCGATCTTCAGCCTGATTCGCAACGGGCTGAGCCACAATGAAAACTGGGGAAGGGCGTGGCATAGCCCCGAACCCAAGCGGGAATACGATGTCGTCGTGATCGGCGCGGGCGGACACGGCCTGGCCACCGCCTACTATCTGGCCAAAGTGCATGGCATCCACAATGTGGCCGTGCTGGAAAAAGGCTGGCTGGGCGGTGGGAACACCGCGCGCAACACCACCATCGTCCGCTCGAACTATCTCTGGGATGAATCGGCCCAGCTTTATGAAAAGGCGATGCAGCTTTGGGAAGGCCTGTCGCAGGACCTGAACTACAACGTCATGTTCAGCCAGCGCGGCGTCATGAACCTGGCTCACAATCTGCAGGAAGTGCGCGACACCCAGCGGCGCATCAATGCCAACCGCTACAACGGGGTCGATGGTGAATGGCTGACGCCGGCGCAGGTCCAGGAGATCGTGCCCAACATCAATCTGAACAGCCGCTATCCCGTGCTGGGCGGTTCGTTCCAGCGGCGCGGCGGCGTGGCCCGCCACGATGCCGTGGCTTGGGGCTTTGCCCGCGCGGCGGACCGGCTTGGGGTGCATATCATCCAGAATTGTCCGGTCCTCAATATCCGGAAGAAAGACGGCGTGGTCGAAGGCGTGGAGACGGGCAAAGGCTTCATCAAGGCCAAGAAAGTCGCCGTCGTGGTGGCGGGGCATTCCAGCGTGCTGGCCGAGATGGCCGGCGTGCGTCTGCCCATCGAGAGCCATCCTTTGCAGGCGCTGGTTTCCGAGCCGGTCAAGCCCTGCGTCCATACCGTCATCATGTCCAATGCCGTGCACGCCTACATCAGCCAGTCCGACAAGGGCGACCTGGTGATCGGCGCCGGCATCGACCAGTACCTGGGTTACGGCCAGCGTGGCAGCTTCCAGAGCATCGAACACACGCTGCAGGCCATCGTCGAGATGTTCCCGTCCCTGAGCCGCGTGCGCATGAACCGTCAATGGGGGGGCATCGTGGACGTGTCGCCTGATGCGTGCCCGATCATCACCAAGACCGGGATCAAGGGGCTGTATTTCAATTGCGGGTGGGGAACCGGGGGGTTCAAGGCCACGCCGGGCTCGGGCTGGGTCTTTGCGCACACGGTTGCGCACGACGAGCCGCATCCACTGAACAAGGCCTTCTCCGTCGACCGCTTCTATAGCGGCCATCTGATCGACGAGCACGGCGCAGCCGCCGTGGCCCACTGA
- a CDS encoding GlxA family transcriptional regulator — MSTGPVRFGFILLPHFTLTAFSGMLDVLRLSGDEGDHSRPMRCAWQVVDETLTPVRSSSGIQVVPSEPLGDPARFDYVVVVGGLLQRPPVSPGMLEFIREAARKDVHLVGLCTGVFTLMQAGVLDQHRICISWFHYWDFLERFPGIDPAQVVADRLYVFDRRRITCSGGRASIDVAAEILRRHIDQSIVQKALRILQVEDAGRASAAQPLPPGIQPTTHPAVRRAVLLMEQHVGRALSLDELAGKLGISVRHLERLFKEATGQGPQAYARGMRLRLAAWLLTHTKKTIAAIASECGFADASHLGREFRAAFKMPPSAWRGRAQLPDTLLSPPDPVADYISEVFPGRSEFF; from the coding sequence ATGAGTACTGGACCGGTGCGTTTTGGCTTCATTTTGCTGCCGCATTTCACCCTGACCGCCTTTTCCGGCATGCTGGATGTGCTGCGCCTGTCTGGCGATGAGGGCGACCACAGCCGCCCGATGCGGTGCGCCTGGCAGGTGGTCGATGAAACCCTGACGCCGGTCCGCTCCAGCAGTGGCATCCAGGTGGTGCCCTCCGAACCGCTGGGCGATCCCGCCCGCTTCGATTATGTGGTGGTCGTCGGTGGCCTGCTGCAGCGTCCGCCGGTCAGTCCCGGGATGCTCGAGTTCATCCGCGAAGCGGCGCGCAAAGACGTCCATCTGGTGGGCTTGTGCACGGGGGTGTTCACCCTGATGCAGGCTGGCGTGCTGGATCAGCATCGCATCTGCATCAGCTGGTTCCATTATTGGGATTTTCTGGAACGCTTCCCTGGAATCGATCCGGCACAGGTTGTGGCCGACCGTCTGTATGTTTTCGACCGGCGCCGCATCACGTGTTCGGGGGGGCGGGCGTCGATCGATGTCGCCGCCGAAATCCTGCGACGTCACATCGATCAGTCCATCGTGCAGAAGGCCCTGCGCATCCTGCAGGTCGAGGATGCCGGCCGGGCCAGCGCCGCCCAGCCGTTGCCGCCCGGCATCCAGCCGACGACGCATCCCGCCGTGCGGCGCGCCGTCCTGCTGATGGAGCAGCACGTCGGACGGGCACTGAGCCTGGATGAACTGGCCGGCAAGCTGGGTATTTCCGTGCGCCACCTGGAACGGCTCTTCAAGGAAGCCACCGGGCAGGGGCCTCAGGCCTATGCGCGCGGCATGCGGCTGCGCCTGGCGGCCTGGCTGTTGACTCATACCAAGAAAACCATTGCCGCCATTGCGTCGGAATGCGGTTTTGCCGATGCGTCCCATCTGGGGCGCGAATTTCGCGCGGCCTTCAAGATGCCGCCCAGCGCGTGGCGCGGCCGTGCCCAGCTGCCCGATACGCTGCTTTCGCCACCCGACCCGGTGGCCGATTACATCAGCGAGGTATTTCCCGGGCGCAGCGAGTTCTTCTGA
- the purU gene encoding formyltetrahydrofolate deformylase: MQHPSSPIPPAASALFCLTVSCPSKAGQVAAIVSFLDQRQGYIDEFTVFDEKSTQQFFVRCVFHTDGPQALDIASLNRDFTELAQRFSMRWTIHDMARRPRVLILVSKLEHCLADLLFRTRMGELPMDIAAIASNHDTLRSHAEAAGIAFHHLPVTDDTRPQQEAAILDLARTTGSELVVLARYMQILRPETSKALAGRAINIHHSFLPGFKGARPYHQAYERGVKVIGATAHFVTDDLDEGPIITQSVEPVDHAQTPDQLLATGRNLECRALAQAVRDYLERRVFISGHRTVVL, translated from the coding sequence ATGCAGCACCCATCATCGCCCATCCCACCCGCCGCCAGCGCACTGTTCTGCCTGACGGTGTCCTGCCCCAGCAAGGCCGGCCAAGTCGCAGCCATCGTCTCGTTCCTGGACCAGCGACAAGGCTACATCGACGAATTCACCGTCTTCGACGAAAAAAGCACGCAGCAATTCTTTGTGCGCTGCGTCTTCCACACCGATGGCCCCCAAGCGCTGGACATCGCCTCCCTGAACCGCGATTTCACCGAATTGGCCCAGCGTTTTTCCATGCGCTGGACCATCCACGACATGGCGCGCCGCCCCAGGGTACTGATTCTGGTGTCGAAGCTGGAACACTGCCTGGCGGACCTGCTGTTTCGCACCCGGATGGGCGAACTGCCGATGGACATCGCGGCCATCGCGTCGAATCACGACACCCTGCGCAGCCATGCCGAGGCCGCCGGCATCGCATTCCACCATCTGCCCGTCACCGACGACACCCGGCCGCAACAGGAAGCCGCCATCCTGGATCTGGCGCGCACGACCGGTTCCGAACTGGTCGTTCTGGCCCGATACATGCAAATCCTGCGTCCCGAAACCAGCAAAGCGCTGGCGGGCCGCGCCATCAACATCCATCATTCCTTCCTGCCGGGCTTCAAGGGCGCCCGCCCTTACCATCAGGCTTACGAACGCGGCGTCAAGGTGATCGGCGCCACGGCCCACTTCGTGACCGACGATCTGGATGAAGGCCCGATCATCACCCAGTCCGTCGAACCGGTCGATCATGCGCAAACCCCCGATCAGTTGCTGGCCACCGGCCGCAACCTGGAATGCCGCGCGTTGGCCCAGGCTGTGCGCGACTATCTGGAACGGCGGGTCTTCATCAGCGGGCATCGGACAGTGGTGCTGTAA
- a CDS encoding creatininase yields MNHVRIAELAWPAYAEKVKAGAVVLIPVGALEQHGPHMSMNPDVLLPTAISERVAAHMGALVAPAIAYGYKSQQKSGGGNHMPGTTSLDGLTVTSIIRDVLKELARHGVRKVVLVNGHYENSAFITEGVDLALRELRWDGIRDFRSIILSYWDFIDQTTIDAIYQGDFPGWAVEHGGVLETSLMLHLHPHLVDMSQVRDHPPATFPPYDFFPIKPEWTPESGCLSSASRASAEHGQLILTVCVQGITDALRTAFD; encoded by the coding sequence ATGAATCACGTTCGTATTGCGGAGCTGGCCTGGCCAGCCTACGCGGAAAAAGTCAAAGCTGGGGCTGTCGTGCTGATACCCGTCGGCGCGCTGGAGCAGCATGGCCCCCACATGAGCATGAATCCGGATGTCCTGCTGCCGACCGCCATCTCGGAGCGCGTGGCGGCGCACATGGGGGCGCTGGTGGCGCCGGCCATCGCCTACGGCTACAAGTCGCAGCAAAAAAGCGGCGGTGGCAATCACATGCCGGGGACGACCAGTCTGGATGGGCTGACCGTCACCAGCATCATCCGTGATGTGCTGAAGGAACTGGCGCGCCACGGGGTCCGTAAGGTCGTCCTGGTCAATGGTCATTACGAGAACTCCGCGTTCATCACCGAGGGCGTCGACTTGGCACTGCGTGAACTGCGTTGGGACGGCATCCGGGATTTCCGCAGCATCATTCTGTCCTACTGGGACTTTATCGACCAGACGACGATCGATGCGATCTACCAGGGGGATTTTCCGGGTTGGGCCGTCGAGCATGGCGGGGTGCTGGAAACGTCCCTGATGCTGCATCTGCATCCGCATCTGGTCGACATGAGTCAGGTGCGGGATCATCCGCCGGCGACGTTCCCGCCCTACGACTTTTTCCCGATCAAGCCGGAATGGACCCCGGAGTCGGGTTGCCTGTCGTCGGCCAGCCGGGCCAGCGCGGAACACGGCCAGTTGATCTTGACGGTCTGCGTACAAGGCATCACAGACGCGTTGCGGACCGCGTTCGACTGA
- a CDS encoding cytosine permease: MEYGTARIPHDKREYGFFDQVVTWFGSGVNTGSWYFGGMAAAIGMSFVWQYAFIYLPLMMIPWAMIGWISWKHGASTVTCTVPALGVQGSRWAGIGEFLGMIGWPSINTFIAAISLTYVFHAMWDWPTYGQPGSMMPLILGILVTAVVQGVIVVVGHQAIKYLEWISVVLLVVLGVWETIVVLQHWDYAKIASLTLPEAQHTPAFYFDLAFGFCWGWAMIGDFARFAKGPGAATAGSWLGVNLGQGWFMIVGAIGVIGVVLDTGVFDPNNSDPSSTIASLGLGTVAFLVVFFATVSTNVTVLYGAGMGLVGATRSESPKRYLLFIAVLQFVMCFLPLAFDKFIEYFEFFLGIVGGVFIPLWTLVVVDYFIVRRCQVRDEDLFAGNYPDGSTKSRLGDWNVSGWVSMALGLGAFYLLHYGLTDAAAIWTASFPTIGVTAVSYLVLTLGFNMGRTRLAFKR, from the coding sequence ATGGAATACGGCACCGCCAGAATTCCGCATGACAAGCGCGAGTATGGCTTTTTTGACCAGGTCGTGACCTGGTTCGGGTCCGGGGTCAACACCGGATCCTGGTATTTCGGCGGAATGGCGGCGGCCATCGGCATGAGTTTCGTCTGGCAATATGCCTTCATTTATTTGCCGCTGATGATGATTCCCTGGGCCATGATCGGCTGGATTTCCTGGAAACATGGCGCATCGACGGTGACCTGCACGGTTCCCGCTTTGGGCGTCCAGGGTTCGCGCTGGGCCGGCATCGGGGAATTTCTGGGCATGATCGGCTGGCCCAGCATCAATACTTTCATCGCGGCTATTTCACTGACCTACGTCTTCCATGCCATGTGGGATTGGCCGACGTATGGGCAGCCCGGTTCCATGATGCCGTTGATTCTGGGCATCCTGGTGACCGCGGTCGTTCAGGGCGTGATCGTCGTCGTGGGACATCAGGCCATCAAGTATCTGGAATGGATCTCGGTCGTCCTGCTGGTCGTCCTGGGTGTCTGGGAAACCATCGTCGTCCTGCAGCACTGGGACTACGCCAAAATTGCCAGCCTGACTTTGCCGGAGGCTCAGCATACGCCGGCGTTTTATTTCGATCTGGCTTTCGGGTTCTGCTGGGGCTGGGCGATGATCGGCGACTTTGCCCGTTTTGCCAAGGGGCCGGGTGCCGCCACAGCGGGCAGCTGGCTGGGGGTCAATCTGGGCCAAGGCTGGTTCATGATCGTCGGTGCCATCGGTGTGATCGGCGTCGTCCTGGACACCGGCGTCTTCGATCCGAACAACTCGGATCCCAGTTCCACCATTGCTTCCCTGGGGCTGGGTACCGTTGCCTTTCTGGTGGTGTTTTTCGCCACTGTCAGCACCAACGTGACCGTGTTGTATGGGGCCGGCATGGGATTGGTGGGTGCCACGCGCAGCGAATCGCCCAAGCGCTACCTGCTGTTTATCGCGGTCCTGCAGTTTGTCATGTGCTTCCTGCCGCTGGCCTTTGACAAGTTCATCGAGTATTTCGAGTTTTTTCTCGGCATCGTCGGCGGAGTCTTCATTCCGTTGTGGACGCTGGTGGTTGTCGACTATTTCATCGTGCGCAGATGCCAGGTTCGGGATGAGGACCTGTTTGCCGGGAATTATCCCGATGGTTCCACCAAGAGCCGGCTGGGTGACTGGAACGTTTCCGGCTGGGTTTCGATGGCGCTGGGGTTGGGCGCGTTCTACCTGCTGCATTACGGCCTGACAGACGCCGCGGCGATCTGGACAGCATCCTTCCCGACGATCGGCGTGACGGCGGTCAGCTATCTGGTCCTGACGTTGGGTTTCAACATGGGACGCACGCGTCTGGCCTTCAAGAGGTAG
- a CDS encoding ABC transporter ATP-binding protein, translating to MNRPLVELDNVSKSFGGFTAVESINLNISEGEFLAIMGSSGCGKTTTLRMLAGLDQPTQGEIRLNGERINELSTWDRDTPLVWQNLALFPFLSVTENVEFGLRMRGVQKAERRRRAGKWLDRMGLAEFANRDISQLSGGQRQRVALARSLVTEPPILLLDEPLSALDANLKVRMQGVLTELQKEIGITFVYVTHSHSEAFAMADRVVIMSQGHIEQVGTPQEIYSMPCNRFVAEFIGGKNIIEGKVADIAGDKIIVRSDHGVLETPVAAGGRVAKGDPVTLYVGAEDMRFAGPGGAGQNRLRCRVIGEEFVGAIMTIHLQTETGLELQAQVPYAGRARLPVEDDGWVHVSWDVQETRILGSRA from the coding sequence ATGAATCGTCCTTTGGTGGAACTGGATAATGTCAGCAAGTCATTTGGGGGCTTTACCGCCGTCGAATCGATCAACCTGAACATCAGTGAAGGCGAATTCCTGGCAATCATGGGCTCGAGCGGCTGCGGCAAGACAACGACCCTGCGGATGCTGGCCGGTCTGGATCAGCCCACGCAAGGCGAAATTCGCCTCAACGGAGAACGCATCAACGAGCTCAGTACCTGGGATCGCGACACGCCCCTGGTGTGGCAGAACCTCGCGCTATTCCCCTTTCTGAGCGTCACCGAGAATGTTGAATTCGGTCTTCGGATGCGCGGCGTCCAGAAGGCCGAGCGCAGGCGCCGGGCCGGGAAATGGCTGGATCGCATGGGGCTCGCCGAGTTTGCGAATCGGGATATCAGTCAGTTGTCGGGCGGCCAGCGCCAGCGGGTTGCGCTGGCCAGATCCCTGGTGACCGAGCCCCCCATCCTGTTGCTCGACGAGCCGCTGAGCGCTCTGGATGCAAACCTGAAGGTGCGCATGCAAGGCGTACTGACCGAGCTGCAAAAGGAGATCGGCATCACCTTCGTGTATGTCACCCATAGTCATTCCGAAGCCTTCGCGATGGCCGATCGGGTGGTGATCATGAGCCAGGGCCATATCGAACAGGTGGGTACCCCCCAGGAAATCTATTCCATGCCATGCAACCGGTTTGTGGCGGAATTCATTGGCGGCAAGAACATCATCGAAGGCAAGGTGGCCGATATCGCCGGTGACAAAATCATTGTCCGATCTGATCATGGGGTCCTGGAAACGCCTGTGGCGGCTGGCGGGCGTGTTGCCAAAGGGGATCCGGTCACCTTGTATGTCGGTGCCGAGGACATGCGCTTCGCCGGGCCGGGCGGTGCAGGCCAGAATCGTTTGCGGTGTCGCGTGATCGGAGAAGAATTCGTCGGTGCCATCATGACGATCCATCTTCAAACGGAAACCGGCCTGGAATTGCAGGCGCAGGTCCCCTATGCCGGGCGCGCGAGATTGCCGGTGGAGGACGATGGCTGGGTTCATGTCAGCTGGGATGTGCAGGAGACCCGCATTCTGGGTTCCCGGGCCTGA
- a CDS encoding ABC transporter permease, whose translation MNENRWINLTLYCYAFGIFVFIFTPIAASFVFSFNADRFPTLPLGDFSFQWYRDIISDADIWLAFGNSAKVGFTVAVVSTVLGFCAAYTDHRYRFFGKSVYLTLALLPPTIPVVIMGLAMLAFLSRVSLSGNIQAVMISHIVMCAPFAMAVIRMRLALMPADMEAAAWNLGASQWRALWHVILPFSLPSIGAALFVTMAVSFDEYAVAWFVSGLDPTVPVSILTTLQGRVSPTINAIGSIVFTVTIMLVVLAQILLLRHGKNKTRKILATAKGE comes from the coding sequence ATGAACGAAAACCGATGGATCAATCTGACGCTTTATTGCTATGCCTTTGGGATATTCGTATTCATCTTTACTCCCATCGCGGCCAGCTTTGTCTTTTCATTCAACGCGGATCGCTTTCCGACCTTGCCTCTGGGCGATTTCAGCTTTCAGTGGTATCGGGACATCATCTCCGACGCCGATATCTGGCTGGCGTTTGGAAACAGCGCAAAAGTCGGTTTCACCGTTGCGGTGGTGTCCACTGTGCTGGGGTTTTGCGCCGCGTATACCGATCATCGCTATCGGTTCTTCGGAAAATCGGTCTATCTGACGCTGGCGCTGTTGCCGCCGACCATCCCGGTGGTCATCATGGGATTGGCGATGCTGGCATTTCTGTCGCGTGTCAGTCTGTCGGGCAATATCCAGGCGGTCATGATCAGCCACATCGTCATGTGCGCCCCGTTTGCGATGGCGGTGATCCGGATGCGCCTGGCACTGATGCCCGCCGACATGGAGGCGGCGGCCTGGAACCTGGGTGCCAGCCAGTGGCGTGCGTTATGGCACGTGATTCTGCCTTTTTCCCTGCCCAGTATCGGTGCGGCGCTGTTTGTGACCATGGCGGTGTCGTTCGACGAGTATGCCGTTGCCTGGTTCGTGTCGGGGCTGGACCCCACGGTCCCCGTCAGCATCCTCACGACCTTGCAGGGGCGCGTCAGCCCGACGATCAACGCGATCGGTTCCATCGTATTCACAGTCACCATCATGCTGGTTGTCCTGGCGCAGATTCTGTTGCTGCGGCATGGGAAAAACAAGACTCGAAAAATTTTGGCCACGGCCAAAGGGGAGTGA
- a CDS encoding ABC transporter permease: MRSPGAAADVRKLRRKSPRAGHFVPKQRLYAFSLSLPPLVWQLLFLVFPVVFLLVITFWSVEFFRLKPDFTFANWAFIYTRGYFYDAYALTFGMAIFTAIVISAIAFPCAYAIAFKFRGSARQFALLLLIIPFFTSYLVRVYAWQVVLADSGVVNMLLKWLSLPPVAMLNTLGGTLIGYATLCLPLVTLLQLLSLIYVDRNLVEASHNLGCGRLGTIWHVIIPSARIGIMIAALFCFILTFGDFVSPLYLGGGLRTVLSTVIIDTVKSGQQWPQAAVVAVTMVITLLAVALAAIWFAYRRPK, from the coding sequence ATGCGATCCCCTGGCGCCGCGGCAGACGTGCGCAAGTTGCGACGGAAGTCGCCGCGTGCCGGGCATTTCGTTCCAAAACAGAGGCTATATGCCTTTTCCCTGAGCCTGCCGCCGCTCGTGTGGCAGCTGCTCTTTCTGGTCTTCCCGGTGGTGTTCCTGCTGGTCATTACCTTCTGGTCGGTCGAGTTCTTCCGACTGAAGCCGGATTTTACGTTCGCCAATTGGGCGTTCATCTATACGCGCGGCTATTTTTACGACGCATACGCTCTGACCTTCGGGATGGCGATTTTCACCGCGATCGTCATCAGTGCGATTGCTTTTCCATGCGCTTATGCGATCGCCTTCAAATTTCGGGGTTCCGCACGACAGTTTGCACTGCTGTTGCTGATCATCCCGTTTTTCACCAGTTACCTGGTGCGTGTTTATGCCTGGCAAGTCGTCCTGGCGGATTCAGGGGTTGTCAATATGCTCCTGAAATGGCTATCCCTGCCGCCGGTGGCGATGCTCAATACCCTGGGGGGCACCTTGATCGGCTATGCCACCCTGTGCCTGCCGCTGGTGACCTTGCTGCAGTTGCTCAGCCTGATCTACGTGGACCGTAATCTGGTGGAAGCGTCCCATAACCTGGGGTGTGGCCGTCTTGGCACGATCTGGCACGTCATCATCCCGTCCGCCAGAATCGGCATCATGATCGCGGCGCTGTTCTGTTTCATCCTGACGTTTGGCGATTTTGTCAGTCCTTTGTATTTGGGAGGGGGCCTGAGAACCGTACTGAGCACCGTGATCATCGACACCGTCAAGTCCGGCCAGCAATGGCCACAGGCGGCCGTGGTGGCGGTGACGATGGTCATAACTTTGCTGGCGGTTGCCCTGGCGGCAATCTGGTTCGCCTACCGGAGGCCGAAATGA
- a CDS encoding spermidine/putrescine ABC transporter substrate-binding protein, translating to MKLPLKRSDFASRRRFVTKLGGLVGAAAVTSALPLRSALALEQLTMLTWNGFAEREVVGDFVDKHGVKIRAKYYTGGDEMLALISQSPPGTYDVILADGEYVQQLRTAGYIEKLNPADYPFNDYFPEFRRFPMLWHENDMYALLMRFGFLGVSFNTKYITDEQASSYEMFWDKKLKGKVAHFDWHLPNLGQMSLLNGDSKPYDIDAAAWQKVQDRTMSLRPQIAGFFGYGGTLSALKTEQVHAMLGIGDWITGLLARDGGSFKTVVPKEGGLQWDECLCIGKGSQKVGLATKFLQYMSTPEGQVKAATMKAYPALIPNQEGWKLLAKVNHVAAERGGMLMDEYNVMNIIREGRIHDRQLPVQQSLQDWNNFWQKYKSA from the coding sequence ATGAAACTTCCCTTGAAACGCAGCGATTTTGCATCGCGTCGACGTTTTGTCACGAAACTTGGAGGTCTGGTGGGCGCCGCTGCCGTCACCAGTGCGCTTCCGCTGCGCAGCGCGTTGGCGCTCGAGCAGTTGACGATGCTGACCTGGAATGGTTTCGCCGAGCGCGAGGTGGTCGGGGATTTTGTGGACAAGCATGGCGTCAAGATCCGCGCCAAGTACTATACCGGTGGGGACGAGATGCTGGCGCTGATCTCGCAGTCGCCGCCGGGTACTTACGACGTCATTCTTGCGGACGGTGAATATGTCCAGCAGCTCCGGACCGCGGGTTATATCGAAAAGCTGAATCCGGCGGACTATCCCTTTAACGATTATTTTCCGGAATTCCGTAGATTTCCCATGCTATGGCATGAGAACGACATGTATGCGTTGCTCATGCGTTTCGGATTCCTGGGGGTTTCGTTCAATACCAAATATATTACCGACGAGCAGGCAAGCTCCTACGAGATGTTCTGGGACAAGAAGCTCAAAGGCAAGGTTGCGCATTTCGACTGGCATTTGCCCAATCTCGGTCAGATGAGCCTGCTGAACGGGGATTCCAAGCCTTACGATATCGATGCCGCCGCCTGGCAAAAGGTGCAGGACAGAACCATGAGCCTGCGTCCGCAGATCGCTGGGTTCTTTGGCTATGGCGGCACGCTTTCCGCGTTGAAAACCGAGCAGGTCCACGCCATGCTGGGCATCGGCGACTGGATTACCGGCCTGCTGGCGCGGGACGGCGGTTCGTTCAAGACGGTCGTGCCCAAGGAAGGCGGCCTGCAATGGGACGAATGCCTGTGCATCGGCAAGGGCAGCCAGAAGGTCGGCTTGGCCACCAAGTTCCTGCAATATATGTCCACCCCGGAAGGGCAGGTCAAGGCAGCGACCATGAAGGCTTACCCGGCCTTGATCCCGAATCAAGAGGGATGGAAGCTCCTGGCAAAGGTCAATCACGTGGCGGCAGAACGTGGGGGCATGCTGATGGATGAGTACAACGTGATGAACATCATCCGGGAAGGCCGCATCCACGATCGGCAGCTTCCGGTCCAGCAATCGTTGCAGGACTGGAATAATTTTTGGCAGAAGTACAAGAGCGCTTGA
- a CDS encoding ABC transporter permease translates to MWLPSYATRAERLPRIFVVAFAVAVMLFLIAPLFIVVPLSFSKDPFFTLPVQEYSLRWYADFFGNARWMNAIVNSTITAVLTTVLATTLGTLAALGISRPDFPARRLIMALLISPMIVPVVIVAVGSYLFFGQFGLTNTRTGLVLAHTALAAPFVVITVTATLSTYDTNLTRAALSLGASPLSTFFRVTLPSILPGVVSGGIFAFAISFDEVVVALFMTAAEQRTLPVQMFSGIRDQINPTIMAAATLLLGLSILLFIALTLLTRQRPKSSM, encoded by the coding sequence ATGTGGCTGCCTTCCTATGCAACGCGCGCGGAGCGCCTACCGCGCATCTTCGTGGTCGCGTTTGCCGTCGCGGTGATGCTGTTCCTGATTGCACCGCTTTTCATCGTCGTGCCGCTGTCCTTTTCGAAGGATCCTTTCTTCACCTTGCCCGTTCAGGAGTATTCCTTGCGCTGGTATGCCGATTTCTTCGGCAACGCCCGCTGGATGAATGCCATCGTAAACAGCACCATCACGGCGGTGCTGACTACCGTGTTGGCGACGACGCTGGGCACGCTGGCGGCGCTGGGAATTTCGCGGCCCGATTTCCCGGCGCGCCGGTTGATCATGGCATTGCTGATTTCACCCATGATCGTCCCGGTGGTTATTGTCGCGGTGGGCAGCTATCTGTTCTTCGGGCAGTTCGGGCTGACGAACACGCGCACGGGCCTGGTTCTCGCACACACGGCGCTGGCTGCGCCATTCGTCGTCATCACGGTGACGGCGACCTTGTCCACGTATGACACCAATCTGACGCGGGCGGCGCTGAGCCTGGGCGCGTCTCCCTTGTCGACGTTCTTTCGCGTGACCTTGCCCAGCATCCTCCCCGGGGTTGTGTCGGGTGGGATCTTCGCCTTCGCGATCTCGTTCGATGAGGTTGTGGTGGCGCTGTTCATGACCGCGGCTGAGCAACGGACCCTTCCCGTCCAGATGTTTTCGGGTATCCGGGACCAGATCAATCCGACGATCATGGCGGCTGCCACCCTGCTGCTGGGCTTGTCCATTCTGCTGTTCATCGCACTGACCCTGCTGACGCGGCAGCGGCCGAAGTCATCCATGTAA